A single region of the Sphingobium sp. TKS genome encodes:
- the purF gene encoding amidophosphoribosyltransferase — MDHQKPMFTTNPFDDDKLREECGIFGVFNAETASAMVALGLHALQHRGQEAAGITSWDGHDFHTHRAMGHVAGNFDRDEVIRALPGGAACGHVRYSTTGETSLRNVQPLYAELSSGGFAVAHNGNISNAMKLRRELIRRGSIFQSTSDTEVIIHLVATSTYRTLLDKFIDALKQVEGAYSLIVMTPEGMVACRDPLGIRPLVMGKLGDSIIFASETVAFDVVGAEHVRSIDPGELVIVTHDGEVRSHRPFGETHARPCIFEHVYFSRPDSVVDGSSVYSVRKAIGAQLAIENPVEADYVIPVPDSGVPAAIGYAQQSGIPFELGIIRSHYIGRTFIQPGDKVRHLGVKLKHNANRALIEGKRIVLIDDSIVRGTTSLKIVQMMREAGAKEVHMRIASPPTKHSCFYGVDTPERTKLLAHRLDIGGMQDFIHADSLSFISIDGLYKALGEAKRADIRPQYCDACFTGDYPTTLTDQDEVVVQNQLELLAERVV, encoded by the coding sequence ATGGACCATCAAAAACCCATGTTTACGACGAACCCGTTCGACGACGACAAACTGCGTGAGGAATGCGGCATTTTCGGCGTTTTCAACGCTGAAACCGCATCCGCCATGGTCGCTCTTGGCCTTCATGCGCTCCAGCATCGCGGCCAGGAAGCCGCGGGCATCACCAGTTGGGACGGCCATGATTTCCACACCCATAGGGCGATGGGGCATGTGGCTGGCAATTTCGATCGCGACGAAGTGATTCGGGCTCTTCCCGGCGGCGCGGCCTGCGGCCATGTCCGCTATTCGACCACTGGCGAAACGTCGCTGCGCAATGTCCAGCCGCTTTACGCAGAGCTAAGCTCGGGCGGTTTCGCCGTCGCGCATAACGGCAATATTTCCAATGCCATGAAGCTGCGCCGGGAGCTGATCCGCCGCGGATCGATCTTCCAGTCGACCTCCGATACGGAGGTCATCATCCATCTGGTCGCCACCTCGACCTACCGGACGCTGCTCGACAAATTCATCGATGCGCTGAAGCAGGTCGAGGGCGCCTATTCGCTGATCGTCATGACGCCCGAGGGCATGGTCGCCTGCCGCGATCCGTTGGGCATTCGCCCCCTCGTGATGGGCAAGCTGGGCGATTCGATCATCTTCGCTTCCGAAACCGTCGCCTTCGACGTGGTGGGCGCGGAGCATGTCCGCTCGATCGATCCGGGCGAACTGGTCATCGTCACCCATGACGGCGAAGTGCGCAGCCACCGCCCCTTTGGCGAGACGCACGCGCGCCCCTGCATTTTCGAGCATGTCTATTTCAGCCGTCCCGATTCGGTCGTCGACGGCTCCAGCGTCTATTCCGTCCGCAAGGCGATCGGCGCGCAGCTTGCCATCGAAAATCCGGTCGAGGCGGACTATGTCATCCCGGTACCCGACAGCGGCGTTCCGGCGGCGATCGGCTATGCTCAGCAGTCGGGCATTCCCTTCGAACTGGGCATCATCCGCTCGCACTATATCGGCCGCACCTTCATCCAGCCGGGCGACAAGGTCCGCCATCTGGGCGTGAAGCTGAAGCATAATGCCAACCGCGCTTTGATCGAGGGCAAGCGTATCGTCCTGATCGACGATTCGATCGTGCGCGGCACCACCTCGCTCAAGATCGTGCAGATGATGCGCGAAGCGGGCGCCAAGGAGGTGCATATGCGCATAGCCAGCCCGCCGACCAAACATAGCTGCTTCTATGGCGTCGACACGCCGGAGCGGACCAAGCTGCTGGCGCATCGGCTGGACATTGGCGGGATGCAGGATTTCATCCACGCCGACAGCCTGTCCTTCATCTCGATCGATGGCCTGTACAAGGCGCTGGGTGAAGCCAAGCGCGCGGACATCCGGCCGCAATATTGCGATGCCTGCTTCACCGGCGATTATCCCACGACCCTGACCGACCAGGACGAGGTCGTGGTGCAGAACCAGCTCGAATTGCTGGCCGAACGGGTGGTCTGA
- a CDS encoding heme lyase CcmF/NrfE family subunit, which produces MIAEAGLAALWLAASLALLQLALAAIGLAGGKSELLGAVRPVAVAQGVLTAMAFALLITLFLRSDMSVLLVVTNSHSMKPWLYKFAGTWGNHEGSMLLWVTVMGVAGAAVALFERALRRETHMATLGGQAAISLGFYAFLLFASNPFARIDPPAADGQGLNPLLQDPGLAFHPPTLYLGYVGLSVAFSFAVGALLTRQVDAAFARAMRPWVLGAWILLTLGITAGSYWAYYELGWGGWWFWDPVENASLMPWLAATALLHSVTVLATRDALRAWTVMLAVIAFSMSMVGTFLVRSGILTSVHAFAVDPERGTFILALLGIYIGGALALFGWRVGAVREGAPFELVSRETMLVVNNLLLSVILGLVLIGTLYPLLTEAFGHKVSVGAPYFDRIAGPVALTLMLVMILGPLTRWRRDRMREVTRRMMVPLAVGILVFLALAVLAWGRIGILPFLGLVIALAVAVGSVAPLWKRNLRRTPLFTWGMVIAHLGCAVSLAGMACDSAFTVEKLVAARPGDTVETAGWTLRFKQILPIAGDNWTALQADMEASRDGGEPVLLHPQSRFFASPPTTTTEAALLTRWNGQLYVVLGQEADEGRWQLRIWWKPFVTLIWFGGFLIALGGALAMVGRERRGWLLKWRMRKAMEAVA; this is translated from the coding sequence ATGATCGCTGAGGCTGGCCTTGCCGCATTATGGCTTGCCGCGTCGCTGGCCCTGCTTCAGTTGGCATTGGCGGCGATCGGCCTTGCCGGAGGCAAGAGCGAACTGCTGGGCGCGGTGCGGCCCGTGGCGGTGGCGCAGGGGGTGCTGACGGCGATGGCCTTTGCCCTGCTGATCACGCTGTTCCTGCGATCCGACATGTCGGTCCTGCTCGTCGTCACCAACAGCCATTCGATGAAGCCCTGGCTCTACAAATTCGCCGGAACCTGGGGCAATCATGAAGGGTCGATGCTGCTCTGGGTAACGGTGATGGGCGTGGCGGGCGCCGCCGTCGCCCTGTTCGAGCGGGCGTTGCGGCGCGAAACGCACATGGCGACGCTGGGCGGGCAGGCGGCGATCAGCCTCGGTTTCTACGCTTTCCTGCTTTTCGCCTCCAATCCCTTTGCTCGCATCGATCCGCCGGCAGCGGACGGGCAGGGGCTCAATCCGCTGTTGCAGGATCCGGGCCTCGCCTTCCATCCGCCGACGCTTTACCTCGGCTATGTTGGCCTGTCCGTTGCCTTTTCCTTCGCCGTGGGCGCGCTGCTGACCCGGCAGGTGGACGCCGCCTTCGCGCGCGCCATGCGGCCCTGGGTTCTGGGCGCGTGGATATTGCTGACGCTCGGCATCACGGCGGGCAGCTATTGGGCCTATTATGAGCTGGGCTGGGGCGGTTGGTGGTTCTGGGACCCGGTGGAAAATGCTTCGCTCATGCCTTGGCTGGCGGCGACTGCGTTGCTGCATAGCGTGACCGTGCTGGCGACGCGAGACGCCTTGCGCGCATGGACGGTGATGCTGGCGGTGATTGCTTTTTCCATGTCGATGGTCGGCACTTTCCTGGTCCGGTCGGGCATTTTGACCAGCGTCCATGCCTTTGCCGTCGATCCGGAGCGCGGCACTTTCATTCTGGCGCTGCTCGGCATCTACATCGGCGGCGCGCTGGCGCTGTTCGGCTGGCGCGTCGGCGCGGTTCGTGAGGGCGCGCCGTTCGAGTTGGTCAGCCGGGAAACCATGCTGGTCGTCAACAATCTGCTGCTCTCGGTGATATTGGGGCTGGTGCTGATCGGCACGCTCTATCCGCTGCTGACCGAAGCCTTTGGCCATAAGGTGTCGGTCGGCGCGCCCTATTTCGACCGCATCGCAGGCCCGGTCGCGCTAACGTTGATGCTCGTCATGATCCTCGGCCCCCTGACCCGCTGGCGGCGTGACCGGATGCGGGAAGTGACCCGGCGCATGATGGTCCCGCTGGCGGTGGGAATATTGGTCTTTCTCGCATTGGCGGTATTGGCCTGGGGGCGGATCGGCATATTGCCCTTCCTTGGTCTGGTGATCGCTCTGGCGGTCGCCGTGGGAAGTGTCGCGCCGCTCTGGAAGCGCAATCTGCGCCGGACGCCGCTCTTCACCTGGGGCATGGTGATCGCTCATTTGGGCTGCGCGGTCAGCCTGGCTGGCATGGCCTGCGATTCGGCCTTTACGGTGGAAAAGCTGGTGGCGGCACGCCCCGGCGACACGGTGGAGACGGCGGGCTGGACGCTCCGTTTCAAGCAGATATTACCGATCGCGGGCGACAATTGGACCGCGCTCCAGGCCGATATGGAAGCGAGCCGCGATGGAGGCGAACCTGTCCTGCTGCATCCCCAGTCACGCTTCTTCGCCTCTCCGCCGACGACCACGACCGAAGCCGCGCTGCTGACGCGCTGGAACGGCCAGCTCTACGTCGTGCTGGGACAAGAGGCAGATGAGGGCCGCTGGCAGCTCCGCATCTGGTGGAAGCCGTTCGTGACGCTGATCTGGTTTGGCGGCTTCCTGATCGCGCTGGGCGGCGCGCTGGCGATGGTCGGGCGGGAGCGGCGCGGCTGGCTGCTCAAATGGCGCATGCGGAAGGCCATGGAGGCCGTCGCATGA
- a CDS encoding tetratricopeptide repeat protein, with amino-acid sequence MTGWIIAAALVIMVSVALVAIGRIPRPAWEITAAALLLGLAGYAWQGKPGLAGSPRQAADKGGAAFDEKLAEQRRGLAERYGKAGQWLMLSDGLGRQGKTKEAANVLLSGLRETPDDPNLWLGFGNALVAHAGGVLSPSADFAYRRAMAIDPEGPAPRYFYGLALARAGQLKEARALWAPLAVSAPEGSEVKKELESNIARIDAMLGSGLGPDSR; translated from the coding sequence ATGACCGGTTGGATCATCGCCGCCGCATTGGTGATCATGGTGAGCGTGGCGCTTGTAGCGATCGGCCGGATTCCGCGCCCGGCCTGGGAGATCACGGCCGCTGCCCTGCTGCTGGGCCTTGCTGGCTACGCCTGGCAGGGGAAACCGGGATTGGCGGGCTCGCCCCGACAAGCGGCGGACAAAGGCGGCGCGGCCTTTGACGAGAAGCTTGCCGAACAGCGCCGGGGCCTTGCCGAGCGCTATGGCAAGGCGGGCCAGTGGCTGATGTTGTCGGATGGCCTCGGGCGTCAGGGGAAGACGAAGGAAGCGGCTAATGTGCTGCTGTCCGGTCTTCGCGAAACGCCCGACGATCCCAATCTGTGGCTGGGATTCGGCAATGCGTTGGTGGCGCATGCAGGCGGGGTGCTGTCCCCATCGGCCGATTTCGCGTACCGCCGCGCCATGGCGATCGATCCCGAAGGTCCGGCGCCGCGCTATTTCTACGGTCTGGCGCTTGCCCGTGCGGGGCAACTCAAGGAGGCTCGTGCGCTCTGGGCGCCGCTTGCCGTTAGCGCGCCCGAGGGCAGCGAGGTCAAGAAGGAACTCGAAAGCAACATCGCGCGTATCGACGCCATGCTTGGGTCTGGGCTTGGGCCTGACAGCCGATAA
- a CDS encoding RNA pyrophosphohydrolase translates to MASMPNDSELAYRPCVGIMLVNMDGQVFVGQRIDNAVEAWQMPQGGIDDGEDMKAAALRELNEETGIIREHVEIIAKAREEHFYDLPPELIGKLWGGKYRGQRQYWYLARFLGTDEDIDIQTAHPEFREWKWAEPESLPDLIVPFKRKLYRDILQEFRDLI, encoded by the coding sequence ATGGCGTCGATGCCGAATGATTCAGAACTCGCCTACCGGCCTTGCGTCGGTATCATGCTCGTCAACATGGATGGCCAGGTCTTCGTGGGCCAGCGGATCGATAATGCGGTCGAAGCCTGGCAGATGCCGCAGGGCGGCATCGATGACGGCGAAGACATGAAGGCAGCCGCTCTCCGCGAACTGAATGAGGAGACCGGCATCATCCGCGAGCATGTCGAAATCATCGCCAAGGCCCGGGAAGAGCATTTCTATGACTTGCCGCCCGAGCTGATCGGCAAGCTGTGGGGCGGTAAATATCGCGGCCAGCGGCAATATTGGTACCTCGCCCGCTTTCTGGGCACTGACGAGGACATCGATATCCAGACGGCGCACCCGGAATTTCGCGAGTGGAAATGGGCCGAGCCAGAAAGCCTGCCCGACCTGATCGTGCCGTTCAAACGCAAGCTATACCGCGATATTCTACAGGAATTCAGGGACTTGATCTGA
- a CDS encoding SDR family NAD(P)-dependent oxidoreductase, translating to MSTQPLSGQPLSGKLALVTGASRGIGAATAEALAAAGAHVILTARTNGGLEEVEDRIHQAGGSATIAPLDLIDGESVGRLAQAISGRWQALDILVLNAATLGSLASVPAIDAKEFARLLTLNIAAPQALIAAFDGMLRASGDARVVAITSSVGAKPRAYWGAYGASKAALETLVGAYGEEVKNISAIRTHIVDPGATRTAMRARAFPGEDPTALKDPAIVGRAIVDLAIADTPDGYRTRID from the coding sequence ATGTCGACTCAGCCTCTTTCCGGCCAGCCCCTTTCCGGTAAGCTTGCTCTCGTCACCGGAGCGAGCCGCGGTATCGGCGCCGCCACGGCAGAAGCGCTGGCCGCCGCTGGCGCGCATGTCATCCTTACCGCCCGGACCAACGGCGGGCTGGAAGAGGTAGAGGATCGCATCCATCAGGCCGGCGGCAGCGCGACCATAGCGCCACTGGACCTGATCGACGGCGAAAGTGTCGGGCGATTGGCGCAAGCCATTTCAGGCCGCTGGCAGGCGCTCGACATATTGGTTCTCAATGCGGCGACGCTGGGCAGCCTCGCTTCGGTTCCAGCCATCGACGCGAAGGAATTCGCTCGTTTGCTGACGCTGAACATAGCCGCGCCCCAAGCCTTGATCGCCGCCTTTGACGGCATGCTCCGGGCGAGTGGCGATGCGCGGGTTGTGGCCATCACCTCCTCGGTCGGCGCAAAGCCGCGGGCTTATTGGGGCGCTTATGGGGCTTCGAAAGCGGCGCTGGAAACGCTGGTCGGCGCCTATGGCGAGGAAGTGAAGAATATTTCCGCCATTCGTACCCATATCGTCGATCCAGGCGCCACGCGTACGGCGATGCGCGCGCGCGCTTTTCCCGGCGAAGATCCGACGGCGCTCAAGGATCCGGCTATTGTGGGACGCGCTATTGTCGATCTGGCGATTGCGGATACGCCCGACGGATACCGGACGCGTATCGATTAG
- the ccmC gene encoding heme ABC transporter permease CcmC, translating into MHRFANPARFLKIARPLTVWLFWPGLILLLTGAGCGLFLTPADYLQGDTVRILYIHVPAAWLGMGGWTGIAIAALMQLVWRHPLAAVAGRAIAVPGAFFTAICLITGSIWGRPTWGTWWEWDGRMTSMLVLLFLYLGYIALANASARQGSGGVSPVTAIFGLVGAINIPIINRSVVWWNSLHQGPSITLRGSSIDTALLWPLGFTLLGFTLLFAAIVLMRMRAILAQNKIEARMQRLARG; encoded by the coding sequence ATGCATCGTTTCGCCAATCCTGCACGCTTCCTCAAAATTGCCCGGCCGCTGACGGTCTGGCTGTTCTGGCCGGGGCTGATTTTGCTGCTGACCGGGGCTGGCTGCGGCCTGTTCCTGACACCGGCGGATTATCTTCAGGGCGATACGGTGCGGATCCTCTATATCCATGTTCCCGCCGCCTGGCTGGGCATGGGGGGATGGACCGGCATCGCCATCGCCGCGCTGATGCAACTGGTCTGGCGCCATCCGCTTGCCGCCGTGGCGGGGCGGGCCATTGCCGTGCCGGGAGCCTTTTTCACCGCGATCTGCCTCATCACCGGATCGATCTGGGGGCGTCCGACCTGGGGCACCTGGTGGGAATGGGACGGGCGCATGACCTCCATGCTGGTGCTGTTGTTCCTCTATCTCGGCTATATCGCGCTCGCCAATGCCAGCGCGCGCCAGGGCAGCGGCGGGGTCAGTCCGGTCACCGCCATTTTCGGACTGGTCGGAGCGATCAACATCCCGATCATCAACCGCTCTGTGGTGTGGTGGAACAGCCTGCATCAAGGCCCCAGCATCACCCTGCGCGGGTCGAGCATCGATACGGCGCTGCTCTGGCCGCTGGGTTTCACCCTGCTTGGATTTACCTTGCTTTTCGCCGCGATCGTGCTGATGCGCATGCGCGCCATATTGGCGCAGAACAAGATCGAAGCGCGGATGCAGCGGCTTGCTCGGGGATAA
- a CDS encoding SAM-dependent methyltransferase, with amino-acid sequence MNAIEPRRGRAAVPVRRPLDRRSHAWLGQLAARQFHKLLDRIDLGLERGSLHAILPDGSQRLLGCREPGPECEVHLLRWRALLRLIASGSAGWYRAWARGEWTSPDPVPLFALFMANAVSLGNVARPRGPARWIGRVVHWARRNSRKGSRRNIAYHYDLGNDFYGLWLDRTMHYSSGLFRDPDDRIESLERAQQRKVDAILDRLDLREGDSLLEIGCGWGGLAEQAMARCPIHYDGLTLSVEQAYYARDRLGSGANIILRDYRDAQGQYDAIASVEMVEAVGERYWPAYLEAIARLLKPGGRAAIQYILIDDAIFESYARGADFIQSYVFPGGMLISESRFRALAEARSLEWSDVHRFGPHYAETLRRWRERFDRAIDKGLLPASFDQHFVDLWRYYLMYCEGGFRGGTIDVAQVTLVKPA; translated from the coding sequence ATGAACGCCATCGAACCTCGTCGCGGCAGGGCGGCAGTGCCGGTCAGGCGCCCGCTGGATCGCCGCAGCCACGCGTGGCTGGGCCAGCTTGCGGCCCGGCAATTTCACAAGCTGCTCGACCGCATCGATCTGGGGCTGGAGAGGGGCTCCTTGCACGCCATTCTGCCCGACGGCAGCCAGCGCTTGCTCGGCTGTCGAGAACCGGGGCCGGAATGCGAGGTTCATCTGCTGCGGTGGCGGGCGCTGCTTCGCCTGATCGCTAGCGGATCGGCAGGCTGGTATAGAGCCTGGGCGCGCGGGGAGTGGACCAGTCCCGACCCGGTTCCGCTTTTCGCCCTGTTCATGGCCAATGCCGTCAGCCTGGGCAATGTCGCCCGTCCACGCGGGCCAGCCCGCTGGATCGGCCGGGTGGTGCATTGGGCGCGCCGCAACAGCCGCAAGGGTTCACGCCGCAACATCGCCTATCATTATGATCTGGGGAATGATTTTTACGGATTGTGGCTCGACCGGACCATGCATTATTCCAGCGGCCTGTTTCGCGATCCCGATGACCGGATTGAAAGTCTCGAACGGGCGCAACAAAGGAAGGTCGACGCCATTCTCGACCGGCTCGACCTGCGCGAAGGCGACTCGTTGCTGGAGATCGGCTGCGGTTGGGGCGGCCTTGCCGAGCAGGCGATGGCGCGCTGCCCGATCCATTATGACGGGCTCACGCTGTCGGTCGAGCAGGCGTACTATGCTCGTGATCGGCTGGGGTCTGGGGCGAACATCATTCTTCGGGATTATCGCGACGCCCAGGGGCAATATGACGCGATCGCGAGCGTGGAAATGGTGGAGGCGGTAGGGGAACGCTATTGGCCCGCCTATCTTGAGGCGATCGCCAGGCTGCTCAAGCCGGGAGGGAGGGCGGCGATTCAATATATATTGATCGATGACGCGATATTCGAAAGCTATGCCCGCGGGGCGGACTTCATCCAGAGCTATGTATTTCCGGGCGGCATGCTGATTTCAGAAAGCCGCTTTCGCGCCCTGGCGGAAGCCCGGAGCCTGGAATGGAGCGATGTCCACCGCTTTGGGCCGCACTATGCCGAAACGCTTCGGCGGTGGCGCGAACGCTTCGACCGGGCGATCGACAAGGGGTTGCTGCCTGCCAGCTTCGACCAGCATTTCGTCGATCTCTGGCGCTATTATCTGATGTATTGCGAAGGCGGCTTTCGCGGCGGTACGATCGATGTCGCGCAGGTTACGTTGGTGAAACCGGCTTAG
- the ccmE gene encoding cytochrome c maturation protein CcmE, which produces MKAKHQRLILAVVALAALIGAGLLAASALKDEAAYFYAPNDVKTKGVEPGKAIRLGGMVVKGSFKRASDGVTIHFVVTDGKATVPASFRGIAPDLFREGSGVVAEGAFDAGGTFQATNLLAKHDERYMPRELEGMSYDEKTHKMKADQ; this is translated from the coding sequence ATGAAGGCGAAGCATCAAAGACTGATCCTGGCCGTGGTGGCATTGGCCGCGCTGATCGGCGCGGGCCTGCTGGCGGCGTCCGCGCTCAAGGACGAGGCGGCTTATTTCTACGCCCCCAATGACGTGAAGACCAAGGGCGTCGAGCCGGGCAAGGCGATCCGGCTGGGCGGCATGGTGGTTAAGGGCAGCTTCAAGCGGGCGAGCGACGGCGTCACCATCCATTTCGTCGTCACCGACGGCAAGGCGACCGTACCTGCCAGTTTCAGGGGCATTGCCCCTGATCTCTTTCGCGAAGGTTCGGGCGTGGTGGCGGAGGGGGCGTTCGATGCAGGCGGCACCTTCCAGGCCACCAATTTGCTGGCCAAACATGATGAGCGCTACATGCCGCGTGAGCTGGAAGGCATGAGCTATGATGAGAAGACCCACAAGATGAAGGCGGATCAGTGA
- a CDS encoding redoxin family protein, with protein MRKLLIWLPLALFLGFFGLFASGLLRPDDRIISSKLVGKSLPAFVLPAAASDRPPLASTELASGKPRLLNIFASWCVPCAAEAPQLLALKQAGVEIDAIAIRDARPDVDAFLKRYGNPYAHIGLDARSEVQIALGSSGVPESFIIDGKGRIAYQHVGDIREDDVPMILDRLRSAQ; from the coding sequence ATGAGGAAGCTGCTCATCTGGCTGCCGCTGGCGCTGTTCCTCGGCTTTTTCGGGTTGTTCGCGAGCGGGCTGCTGCGTCCCGACGACCGGATTATCAGCTCGAAACTGGTGGGCAAATCGCTGCCCGCCTTCGTCCTGCCCGCCGCCGCGAGCGATCGGCCTCCGCTCGCAAGCACAGAGCTCGCAAGCGGCAAGCCGCGCCTGCTCAATATCTTCGCGAGCTGGTGTGTTCCCTGCGCGGCTGAAGCGCCGCAATTGCTGGCGCTCAAGCAGGCAGGCGTGGAAATCGACGCCATAGCCATCCGCGATGCGCGACCCGATGTCGACGCCTTCCTCAAGCGCTACGGCAATCCCTATGCCCACATCGGCCTGGATGCGCGGAGCGAGGTGCAGATCGCGCTGGGTTCGTCCGGCGTTCCCGAAAGCTTCATCATCGACGGAAAGGGCCGCATCGCCTATCAGCATGTGGGCGACATTCGCGAGGATGACGTGCCGATGATCCTCGACCGGTTGAGGAGCGCGCAATGA
- a CDS encoding cytochrome c-type biogenesis protein, whose amino-acid sequence MKMVVALLALMLSVPVFAQSALPPAPYADRQIEDPALEKKARTLMETIRCLTCQSQSIADSNASMAGDLRSQIRERIMAGEQPEHIRAWLIERYGDWVSYEPTAEPILWPLWAAPLVLLGLGLLLLRGRIKRWRRS is encoded by the coding sequence ATGAAGATGGTGGTAGCCTTGCTGGCGCTGATGCTGAGCGTCCCTGTCTTCGCACAGTCCGCTCTGCCCCCCGCGCCCTATGCCGACCGCCAGATCGAAGACCCGGCGCTGGAGAAAAAGGCGCGGACGCTCATGGAAACGATCCGCTGCCTCACCTGTCAGAGCCAGTCGATAGCCGACAGCAATGCCAGCATGGCCGGTGACCTGCGCTCGCAGATCCGTGAACGTATCATGGCGGGCGAGCAGCCCGAACATATCCGCGCCTGGCTGATCGAGCGCTATGGCGACTGGGTGAGCTATGAGCCGACAGCCGAACCGATCCTCTGGCCGCTTTGGGCCGCGCCGCTGGTTCTGCTGGGGCTGGGACTGCTGCTGCTGCGCGGGCGGATCAAGCGGTGGAGGCGGTCATGA
- a CDS encoding cryptochrome/photolyase family protein encodes MPNPVLVWFRQDLRLADQAALAAAVQEGPVIPVYVLDDQAPRQWKIGGASRWWLHHSVTSLDENLRDRGSRLILRQGDCIDQLTQIAEETGARRVHALHHYEPWWRNAEKALAKRLDLCLHDGGLLLPPGAVRTGGGNSYRIYTPFARAVMEQMPPAAPAHAPSHIDAPPQWPKSDSLDDWRLLPTKPDWAAAFSRDWTPGEAGARANVAAFLDKAADYDRARNLPSQEGSSRLSPHLHFGEVSPAYVWHRVAGAPGDATTFLKELIWRDYAHTQIWAMPTYGSENAREAFDAMPWRDLGEAGSDFEAWKTGRTGYPIVDAGMRQLWTTGWMHNRVRMIAASFLIKHLLIDWRHGARWFWDTLVDASYANNSVNWQWVAGSGVDANIFSRIMAPLTQSEKFDAAGYIRTWVPELAHLDDDRIHDPDIHGVRPPDYPAKCIGHREGRESALAAWRHCKP; translated from the coding sequence ATGCCGAACCCCGTTCTCGTCTGGTTTCGCCAGGATCTGCGCCTTGCCGATCAGGCCGCGCTGGCCGCCGCCGTGCAGGAGGGGCCGGTGATTCCCGTCTATGTGCTGGACGATCAGGCGCCCCGTCAGTGGAAAATCGGCGGTGCATCGCGCTGGTGGCTGCATCACAGCGTCACCAGTCTGGATGAAAATCTGCGGGACAGGGGTTCCCGCCTGATTCTGAGGCAAGGCGACTGCATCGATCAGCTCACCCAAATTGCCGAGGAGACTGGAGCCCGGCGCGTTCATGCGCTGCACCATTATGAGCCATGGTGGCGCAATGCGGAAAAGGCGCTCGCCAAAAGGCTGGACCTTTGCCTGCACGATGGCGGGTTGTTGTTGCCGCCGGGTGCGGTGCGGACGGGCGGAGGAAACAGCTATCGAATCTACACGCCCTTCGCGCGCGCCGTGATGGAACAGATGCCCCCCGCTGCGCCAGCCCATGCGCCCTCGCATATAGATGCGCCTCCGCAATGGCCGAAAAGCGATTCGCTCGACGATTGGCGGCTTTTGCCGACGAAGCCGGATTGGGCCGCAGCCTTTTCCCGCGATTGGACGCCTGGCGAGGCGGGGGCACGGGCCAATGTCGCGGCATTTCTGGACAAGGCGGCGGATTATGACAGAGCGCGGAACCTGCCGTCGCAGGAGGGAAGCTCGCGCCTTTCGCCCCATCTCCATTTCGGGGAAGTGTCGCCCGCCTATGTCTGGCACCGGGTCGCCGGAGCGCCCGGCGATGCGACCACCTTCCTCAAGGAATTGATCTGGCGCGACTATGCTCACACCCAGATCTGGGCGATGCCCACTTATGGTTCCGAAAATGCGCGGGAGGCGTTCGACGCCATGCCCTGGCGCGATCTTGGAGAGGCCGGAAGCGATTTTGAGGCGTGGAAAACCGGGCGCACCGGCTATCCGATCGTCGATGCGGGGATGCGCCAGCTCTGGACGACCGGCTGGATGCACAATCGCGTCCGCATGATCGCGGCAAGTTTCCTGATCAAGCATCTGCTGATCGACTGGCGGCACGGCGCGCGCTGGTTCTGGGATACGCTGGTCGATGCAAGCTACGCCAATAACAGCGTCAACTGGCAATGGGTTGCGGGCAGCGGCGTCGATGCCAATATCTTTTCGCGTATCATGGCGCCCCTGACACAGTCGGAAAAATTCGACGCCGCCGGCTATATCAGGACATGGGTGCCGGAGCTGGCGCATCTGGACGATGATCGCATTCACGACCCCGACATTCATGGCGTGCGCCCGCCCGATTATCCGGCCAAGTGCATCGGCCACAGGGAAGGACGGGAGAGCGCACTGGCCGCCTGGCGTCACTGCAAGCCATGA